The following coding sequences lie in one Rutidosis leptorrhynchoides isolate AG116_Rl617_1_P2 chromosome 4, CSIRO_AGI_Rlap_v1, whole genome shotgun sequence genomic window:
- the LOC139840535 gene encoding uncharacterized protein: MPTLKEIFPSASNNGPNRPTNKAENSGRMAKWAMELGEYEISFTPRSAVKGQVLADYLAETAGDIEISHESKEIPPPPEQLFPVTNNEAEYEALLSGMRVAKYLEVKEPSVYVDSQLVANQFNGIFEAHDESMQKYLKLVHELAVYFALLQITQVSRTLNKNADVLIEEDEPSWMTPIVEFLNTGTLPIDLTEARKIKMKAPMYLLDKGILYKKSFLGPHLRCLNPTQAESIIREVHKGMCALHSGHKTVVSKIMRLRYYWLSMYRDAAEILAQVKFGNK, from the exons ATGCCT ACGCTTAAGGAGATATTTCCAAGCGCATCCAATAATGGTCCGAACAGACCAACCAATAAAGCAG AAAATTCtggtcgcatggccaaatgggctatGGAATTAGGTGAGTACGAGATAAGCTTCACACCAAGAAGTGCGGTAAAAGGACAAGTCCTAGCAGATTACCTGGCTGAAACAGCCGGGGATATCGAAATCTCgcatgaatcaaaagaaataccacctccgCCCGAACAGCT CTTCCCTGTAACTAATAATGAAGCTGAATATGAAGCATTGTTATCTGGAATGCGAGTAGCAAAATACTTGGAAGTAAAAGAACCGTCAGTATATGTTGATTCACAGCTAGTTGCAAATCAATTCAATGGGATATTCGAAGCACATGATGAATCGATGCAAAAGTATCTGAAACTTGTACATGAACTCGCAGTATACTTCGCTTTACTCCAGATAACGCAGGTTTCAAGAACATTGAATAAAAACGCGGATGTGCTAA TCGAGGAAGATGAGCCAAGTTGGATGACACCGATAGTGGAATTCTTGAACACAGGTACATTGCCAATAGATTTAACAGAGGCAAGAAAGATTAAAATGAAAGCACCGATGTATTTACTAGATAAAGGCATTCTATACAAAAAGTCTTTCTTGGGACCTCATTTGCGGTGTCTTAATCCAACTCAAGCAGAGTCAATCATACGAGAAGTGCACAAAGGAATGTGCGCTTTACACTCAGGACACAAAACAGTTGTGTCCAAAATAATGCGGCTTAGATACTATTGGCTGTCAATGTACAGAGATGCCGCGGAG
- the LOC139840536 gene encoding uncharacterized protein encodes MVTSGRANQRRKLEFSEEWENTPILFPAIAQEPSDAPITIKGRVKSCEYIIKRLHVDTDCSVDIMYEHYFRLLPGVVRSKLIAPSTALSGFSGESAWPIGIIELELELVDDDNKELVKSTTVEFAVVRSYSKYNALLGRITLQKLAAIPSTVHGLIKFLTPLGTVMIRSEKKDASVAAVEQAKKQPSEEEQLRSCMIIANPRYPEQKIKIGEGLSDETKFKLRNILASNTDVFAWKEADMTGVPREKAEHKLNANPSLTPVR; translated from the coding sequence ATGGTGACCAGCGGACGAGCAAATCAGAGACGCAAATTAGAATTTTCAGAGGAATGGGAAAACACTCCCATCCTATTCCCAGCCATAGCGCAAGAACCCTCGGATGCGCCTATCACAATTAAAGGGCGCGTTAAAAGCTGTGAGTACATCATAAAGCGATTGCATGTAGACACTGATTGCAGTGTTGATATAATGTATGAACATTATTTCCGGTTGCTGCCTGGAGTGGTACGATCCAAACTAATAGCTCCTAGCACCGCGTTATCAGGGTTTTCCGGAGAGTCCGCATGGCCAATAGGGATCATCGAGTTGGAATTAGAGCTGGTAGATGATGATAATAAGGAGTTAGTAAAAAGTACAACAGTAGAATTTGCTGTAGTAAGGTCTTACTCGAAatataatgcgcttttaggacgcaTAACTTTGCAAAAGTTGGCAGCTATTCCTTCCACAGTGCATGGTCTTATAAAGTTCCTAACTCCATTAGGAACCGTGATGATAAGATCGGAAAAAAAAGATGCAAGTGTTGCGGCTGTAGAACAAGCCAAAAAACAGCCAAGTGAAGAAGAACAGCTCCGAAGCTGCATGATTATCGCAAACCCGCGATATCCAGAGCAAAAAATTAAAATCGGCGAGGGATTGTCTGATGAAACAAAGTTTAAGCTTCGCAACATATTAGCTTCCAATACGGATGTCTTTGCATGGAAAGAAGCAGACATGACTGGTGTACCAAGAGAAAAAGCTGAGCATAAACTTAATGCAAATCCAAGTCTGACACCGGTACGCTAA